A region of the Micropterus dolomieu isolate WLL.071019.BEF.003 ecotype Adirondacks linkage group LG10, ASM2129224v1, whole genome shotgun sequence genome:
ataattatattatttttaatatgcaATGCTATCTGCAACACCACATTAACTATCTGTTTTTAGTGTGAGAAAATGAGGCAAAAGAATGGAAAAGTAGAGGTGGTGACACACATTGATTGCTTTATTGACTTTACCAAAACAGTACCACTTGTTCCCTTACATTCTGGATTGATTTTCCTCACAAAAATGTCCATTGTTCCCAATCTACCATTCAAACTTAGAAATTTTGTCATTACATTAATGTGGTCATAGTTTGATGAACTCTTAAAAaacaagtagcctacatttgGCACATTTTCCGTCTCCAGGATTCCatagatttttttcttctaaaaataAGAAGTAAAATAAAGACGATGATGAAAACTGCACTGTCTAATTGGTGAATAATAACTTAATATTTGAAATCAGAGGCACATGAGGGGGGGCCAGTGTGGGAAAATTAACCAGTCCAGCACAATGCATTCCTATCCTGTAAGTCAGCAAAAAGCCCAGCAACAGAAGGCAGGGGGGAATGTGACTTTTACACCATGGTAACTCTGGTTGGATTTATAAAAGCTTCTCTTTTAAATTCTGATTTATCTTTACTATGGCTGCTTTTGAAACcacagaaaattacattttaatgcaaGATTGAGCTTTCTAGTCTCCAGTTATCACTAAAGGAATAAATCCCATAGTAAATCCACCAGGTTTTCCATTGGATTCCCAGTGTAGCAACAGCCGTTCTCTGTAATTGATGGCCATAGTTGTCATTTGAACAGGTTCTCCCACCATTGTGTAAGAGGACAACACGTCTAGTGTTTCAGTTTAAAGGGTTACCCTTTTGTTTAAGTGTTGGTAATTATTATAAGACTGGTTTTATTAACATATATGTCcatcaaatattttaattatcatAAAATGGCTTAATTCCAAATGAAAGTGTGCTACTGGGTCATAGAGCCAGTAGCAGAGAGCTCTGACAAAGCCTGCTCTTCTTTTCATGACACTTTAAGAAAATCTGTTCCACAAAAGCAAAGCCATCTCACATGCTCAGTCTTCTCTTGGAAATGTCACCCACATAACTGTAAGTAAAGCTGTAATTAGAAAATGTCAAACAGGTCTTCGAAGTCTTTGAGACAAGTGAGATGTACCATCGTCAGAGATAGGTAGACCTGGATTTCAGAAACATGGTGAGATAGTAAATGATTTGTTTCAGGTGAGCtgtaaggaaaaaaaacatttcctgttCTTTGCTTTTTGAAATGTACAGGCTACAATTTATGCGCACAACTTTTCCCTTCATTGTTATATGTCCAAAAAGCACCCCTttcatgaatgaaaaaaaataaaaatcaaaaccaCACCTGCAAAGATACATTTTGGGGTAGAAGCATGCTTAGCAaacttataaaatatatttctggTACCGGTTTGTGAACTTATCTTATCCAACAAAACATCTCCCTGAAAACGACACTGGACAAGGTTAGACCTTTAAGACTGGCCAGTGTGTAGCCTCTTAGACCTGTGGTGGTATTTGGTCTGTTGCATTTAAAAACTCCTCAACTTAATACTGTGGAGTGAAAAAACGTACTTAATGGATGTGGTTCCAACCAACAAACCTGAGACAAGtgattgttttgaatgtaaactTAATGCGTTTATTCAAAATGGCGTAAAACATTAGAAGATGGGCATCCTTGCATGGACTCTGGCTTTTTTATGAATTCACTTTCTGTGAATGACTGTAGTATTCAGATGCTGTGCAAAGTCCCAAACTTAATACAGTTGTTTTACAATACAAAGTGGACATAAATAACAGTGCAATTTTTTACTGCTTTGCTTATTAGGCTACAAAGTATAACCTTGGCAGTAAGGCCATAGCCTATGCAAACActttgaaacacaaaaaaagtgagCAATTTAAATATTGGCTGAAAGCAGTCCTTTGGAAAAGCCATATCTACATTTAGAAGGATATCAATAAGGCGTCCATTGAAATGTAGCGGTTTGCCGTTTCCGCCTGCAAGTCTGGGTTTATGTGACCCACAAAGATTCTGCAACCAGTGCATTACACGCACAAAACCCGGTTTGATTATCGAGTGTGTTCAAAACAACTTGTTTGTAGTAATTCGTTTTGGTTTAACGAAGGTCGTCTGATCACAAGGGAGTATCCAAACTAGTCACTGTCCACAGCCTACATGCTCAGACACAGATCCCAGCGGTGGAAACGTCTAGTCTGTGCGTCACGGTTTTCCAGACGGGGTCGATTCACATCAAAACACAGCATTTGAGACAACTTTTTGATGTAGTTTTTCGTTTTTGTAAGGCTGCCCGTGTTGCGGTTTCGAAAACCTCCCAGATCCCCTCCTTGGTTTTGGCAGAGCACTCCAAATAGTCATATGCGCCAATGCGCATGGCCATGGCCCGGCCATCCTCTGTTTTCACAGGCTCCAGCTTCAACCGGGACAGATCGTTCTTTACGTTCTCGTCGTTGCGCAGATCTTTCTTGTTGGCCACTAATATAATTGGCACATTCGGACAGAAGTGTTTGACTTCAGGGATCCACTTTTCAGGGATGTTTTCCAACGAGTCCGGGCTGTCCACGGAGAAGCACATCAGAATGACATCAGTGTCCGGATAAGAGAGAGGGCGCAGCCGGTCGTAGTCCTCCTGCCCCGCTGTGTCCCACAAAGCTAGCTGGACTTGCTTGTTTTCCACTTCTATGTCCGCCACATAGGTCTCAAACACAGTCGGGACATACACCTCGGGAAACTCGTCTTTGCTGAAAACAATCAGTAGACATGTCTTCCCACATGCGCCGTCCCCCACCACGACTAGTTTCTTCCGTATGTCTGCCATTCCTGCCCCTTTCCCCCTAGCTCTCGCTTAAATGTAGTAGGCTAGCCAAAAACACAGTTGATGTCGTTGTACTCACTCTCACTGCTGCTCACATACTCTAAATGAGACTCAACAGACTTTTCCCGTAAGCCGACCCCGTCTCCAAACTCCAGAACCTTTACCAGAAAC
Encoded here:
- the LOC123977723 gene encoding rho-related GTP-binding protein RhoB-like; the protein is MADIRKKLVVVGDGACGKTCLLIVFSKDEFPEVYVPTVFETYVADIEVENKQVQLALWDTAGQEDYDRLRPLSYPDTDVILMCFSVDSPDSLENIPEKWIPEVKHFCPNVPIILVANKKDLRNDENVKNDLSRLKLEPVKTEDGRAMAMRIGAYDYLECSAKTKEGIWEVFETATRAALQKRKTTSKSCLKCCVLM